A DNA window from Mesorhizobium sp. C432A contains the following coding sequences:
- a CDS encoding response regulator, translating to MRILLVEDEFLLASELASYFSDCGATVLGPVSSVSRARRYIDSADGAVLDIDLNGETVFPLADELTDRGIPFVFFSGNDQITLPERFRYTQNLSKPAGFRTVAGILAAQSTALGEDNVFRALPKLRLSARLLLGDPQAADRLVERTLKAALEERLSTRHDLPLSEWLNTLMEEVLRNDRSGIMN from the coding sequence ATGCGAATTCTGCTCGTCGAGGACGAATTCTTGCTGGCAAGCGAACTTGCCTCTTATTTCAGCGATTGTGGGGCGACCGTTTTGGGGCCGGTGTCGTCAGTCAGCCGGGCTCGACGATATATCGATTCAGCGGACGGGGCGGTGCTGGACATCGATCTTAACGGTGAGACTGTTTTTCCCCTCGCCGATGAGCTGACGGACAGAGGCATCCCGTTCGTATTCTTCTCCGGAAACGATCAGATCACCCTACCGGAGCGGTTCCGGTACACCCAAAACCTCTCCAAGCCGGCCGGGTTCAGGACGGTTGCCGGGATCCTCGCCGCGCAATCAACAGCGCTTGGTGAAGACAATGTTTTCCGCGCTCTTCCAAAACTGAGGCTGTCCGCGCGGCTGCTGCTGGGCGACCCACAGGCGGCCGATCGCCTCGTCGAACGGACATTGAAGGCGGCGCTGGAGGAGCGGTTGTCGACGCGGCATGACCTTCCCTTGAGCGAATGGCTCAATACACTCATGGAGGAGGTGCTCCGCAACGACAGGTCTGGCATCATGAATTAA
- a CDS encoding CheR family methyltransferase, with protein MQKLPRFPIVGIGASAGGIAAMEGFFRGMPSSSGMAFVIVTHLSPERESLLHEVIALYTGIPVRVAEDAMDIHPDTVYVMPHNAILTIENSSLKLRQPNSVSRERKPIDIFFSALAEDQGEYAVGVVLSGGDSDGTLGIKAIKEHGGLTLAQLSDESGPSNPDMPRSAISSGLIDIAIPADEMGAKLMEFAHSFELLDELEADDGKASALKLRKGQEEIYAILRSHSGHDFSGYKAKTFLRRVRRRMQITQNTAIDAYIELLRSNAEEVRSLFRDLLINVTNFFRDTDAFKTLEETVIPKLFEGKDANDTIRVWVPGCATGEEVFSIGMLMREHMDTLSAVPRIQIFATDIDDAALGIARSARYPESLLAGVSPERRERFFSNDGTSFILSKSVRDLCIFSAHSVIRDPPFSRMDMVSCRNLLIYFGPDVQKQVIPTFHYSLKPGGYLFLGTSESISQHADLFAPVDKKQRIFKAREHTAPPRLPILLNAAPASNFSSANDTHARRGLSYSLRQTVEAQVLERFAPAHVVVNGDGDVVYYSVRTGKYLEPPQGVPSRQLLTMARSGLRLELRGALREAAEGRRTVVREAIAIEEDEDRVQFVTLTIEPLTDRGSGEPLFLVLFEPVGQPQPRLEALKVRQPVASGIADFERELRDTRERLQSTIEEYETALEELKSSNEELVSVNEEAQSSNEELEASKEEMQSLNEELNTINAELVSKIEDLDRANSDLKNLFESTQIATVFLDTKLVIRSFTPAASSFFNLLPTDIGRPLTDLASRLDYPHLRDHIAQVFRAGEMIEHQLPRDSNGIHYLVRLIPYRDSARKIQGVVVTFVDVTTMAEAEAHQRVLISELNHRVKNMLAVTVSIASQTLKNAPSSEAFAEALIGRLRAMARAYGVLSRESWKEVSVEEIVRQEVEPFGLERINTTGEDIRLKPQQGLSLGMVIHELATNAGKYGALSVPNGVVSVTWSASDHGFQLEWLESGGPAVIPPEKTGFGLSLVKGEIEYRLGGNFETSFGSDGLSLRIEFPFDHRESET; from the coding sequence ATGCAAAAGCTGCCGAGGTTCCCCATAGTCGGTATTGGCGCCTCTGCGGGCGGCATTGCCGCCATGGAGGGATTTTTTCGCGGGATGCCGTCTTCGAGCGGGATGGCGTTCGTGATCGTCACGCATCTCAGCCCGGAACGGGAAAGTCTGCTGCACGAAGTGATTGCGCTTTACACCGGAATTCCGGTTCGTGTCGCTGAAGATGCAATGGATATCCATCCTGACACCGTCTACGTGATGCCGCACAACGCGATCCTCACCATCGAAAATTCCAGCCTAAAGCTGCGCCAACCGAATTCGGTGTCCAGGGAGCGCAAGCCCATCGATATCTTTTTCAGCGCGCTGGCCGAGGATCAGGGCGAATACGCCGTCGGCGTCGTCCTGTCGGGCGGCGATTCCGACGGTACGTTGGGCATCAAGGCAATCAAGGAGCATGGCGGCCTGACGCTGGCGCAACTCTCCGACGAGTCGGGTCCGAGCAATCCCGACATGCCGCGCAGCGCGATCAGTTCCGGTCTGATCGATATCGCCATCCCCGCCGATGAGATGGGTGCGAAACTCATGGAATTTGCCCATAGCTTTGAACTGCTCGACGAGCTCGAAGCTGACGATGGCAAGGCCAGTGCTTTGAAACTCCGCAAGGGCCAGGAGGAAATCTACGCGATCCTGCGCAGCCATTCGGGACATGATTTCTCGGGCTACAAGGCCAAGACGTTCTTGCGCCGCGTCAGGCGACGCATGCAAATAACACAGAACACCGCGATCGATGCCTATATAGAGTTGCTTCGTTCAAATGCGGAGGAAGTGCGGTCGCTGTTTCGCGACCTGCTGATCAACGTGACAAATTTCTTCCGCGATACGGACGCTTTCAAGACCCTGGAAGAAACCGTCATCCCCAAACTTTTCGAAGGCAAGGACGCCAACGATACGATCCGCGTCTGGGTGCCCGGCTGCGCAACCGGCGAGGAAGTCTTCTCGATCGGAATGCTGATGCGCGAGCATATGGATACACTTTCGGCTGTGCCGCGCATCCAGATTTTCGCCACGGACATCGATGACGCGGCGTTGGGCATCGCACGTTCGGCGCGCTATCCGGAGTCATTGCTTGCGGGCGTTTCGCCTGAACGTCGCGAACGCTTCTTCAGCAATGACGGCACAAGTTTCATCTTGAGCAAGAGCGTACGTGATCTCTGCATCTTCTCGGCGCACAGCGTCATCCGTGATCCACCCTTCTCGCGCATGGACATGGTGTCGTGCCGGAACCTGCTGATCTATTTCGGCCCCGATGTGCAAAAGCAGGTTATTCCGACCTTCCACTATTCGCTGAAGCCCGGCGGCTATCTGTTCCTTGGCACCTCCGAGAGCATAAGCCAGCATGCCGATCTGTTTGCACCGGTCGACAAGAAACAACGGATATTCAAGGCACGAGAACATACGGCGCCGCCGCGGCTGCCGATCTTGTTGAATGCTGCGCCTGCAAGCAATTTTTCCAGCGCCAATGACACTCATGCCCGCCGCGGCTTGTCTTATTCCCTAAGGCAAACCGTTGAAGCGCAGGTTCTCGAACGCTTCGCTCCGGCTCACGTCGTCGTCAATGGTGATGGAGATGTCGTCTATTACTCGGTCCGAACCGGCAAATATCTCGAGCCGCCGCAAGGGGTGCCGAGCAGACAATTGCTCACAATGGCACGCAGCGGCCTGCGTCTGGAATTGCGCGGCGCTTTGCGGGAAGCCGCCGAGGGCCGGCGCACGGTTGTGCGCGAAGCGATAGCCATTGAAGAAGATGAAGATCGTGTCCAATTCGTCACATTGACGATCGAGCCCTTGACTGATCGCGGCAGCGGCGAGCCGCTGTTTCTCGTCCTGTTCGAGCCGGTGGGCCAGCCGCAGCCGCGGCTGGAGGCTCTAAAGGTTCGACAGCCGGTGGCATCTGGGATTGCTGATTTCGAACGCGAGCTCCGCGATACGCGCGAGCGCCTGCAATCGACGATCGAAGAATATGAGACCGCGTTGGAGGAGTTGAAATCTTCCAATGAGGAACTCGTCTCGGTCAACGAAGAAGCCCAGTCCTCCAATGAGGAGCTCGAGGCCTCCAAGGAAGAAATGCAGTCCCTCAATGAGGAATTGAACACCATCAATGCCGAACTGGTTTCCAAGATCGAGGATCTCGATCGTGCCAACAGCGATCTGAAGAACCTGTTCGAGAGCACACAGATCGCGACTGTTTTTCTCGATACCAAGCTGGTTATCCGCAGCTTCACGCCGGCGGCGTCTTCGTTCTTCAACTTGCTGCCGACCGACATCGGAAGACCGCTGACCGATCTTGCCAGCCGGCTCGATTATCCGCACCTGCGCGACCATATTGCCCAGGTTTTCAGGGCCGGCGAGATGATCGAGCACCAGCTGCCGCGCGATAGCAACGGCATCCACTATCTCGTGCGGCTGATCCCCTACCGCGACAGCGCGCGGAAAATCCAGGGCGTGGTGGTGACCTTTGTCGATGTGACGACCATGGCTGAAGCCGAAGCCCACCAGCGGGTATTGATCTCGGAACTCAACCATCGGGTCAAGAACATGCTGGCTGTTACGGTCAGCATTGCCAGTCAGACCCTGAAAAATGCTCCCTCTTCGGAGGCTTTCGCCGAAGCGCTCATCGGTCGCCTGCGCGCCATGGCCCGGGCCTACGGAGTGCTCTCGCGTGAAAGCTGGAAAGAGGTCTCGGTAGAGGAAATCGTGCGGCAGGAAGTCGAGCCGTTCGGGCTGGAACGCATCAACACCACAGGCGAGGACATTCGGCTCAAGCCTCAGCAGGGCCTGTCGCTTGGCATGGTGATCCATGAACTTGCCACGAATGCTGGAAAATATGGCGCCTTGTCCGTGCCAAACGGCGTGGTGTCCGTGACTTGGTCGGCGTCGGATCACGGTTTTCAGCTCGAATGGTTAGAAAGCGGCGGTCCCGCTGTCATTCCGCCTGAGAAGACGGGATTTGGTCTTTCGCTGGTGAAAGGCGAAATTGAGTATCGGCTTGGCGGAAATTTTGAAACATCTTTCGGTTCCGATGGTTTGAGCTTGCGGATTGAGTTTCCGTTTGATCATCGGGAGAGCGAAACGTGA
- a CDS encoding response regulator has product MTASRILIVEDEWLVAEEHRAILEEAGFAIAGPVPSVARAKKLIESEVISAAVLDIGLGGETSAALVPLLAQRGIPFVFVSGYTTSDIPQDLRHHKMLSKPVWAAALVEAVRNMLGVQPTALARHQDSGTVPTQREAR; this is encoded by the coding sequence GTGACTGCATCTCGTATCCTTATCGTCGAAGATGAATGGCTGGTCGCGGAGGAGCACCGCGCAATTCTGGAAGAGGCCGGCTTCGCCATCGCCGGGCCAGTGCCGTCCGTTGCTCGCGCGAAAAAGCTGATCGAGAGTGAAGTCATATCTGCCGCGGTCCTGGACATTGGTCTCGGCGGCGAGACCAGCGCTGCCCTTGTCCCTCTTCTAGCGCAACGCGGAATTCCGTTTGTTTTCGTCAGTGGGTACACAACATCCGACATTCCGCAGGATTTGCGTCATCACAAGATGCTGTCAAAACCCGTGTGGGCTGCCGCGCTGGTCGAGGCCGTGCGAAATATGCTCGGTGTTCAACCGACAGCTTTGGCAAGACACCAGGACAGCGGAACGGTGCCAACCCAACGAGAAGCCCGGTAA
- a CDS encoding SDR family NAD(P)-dependent oxidoreductase: MTDAKLAVVTGASSGIGRELAKLCAKDGYDLIIAADEPAIRQAAEALETHNVTVEAIEADLATVEGADRLISQIGDRDIDLLFLNAGRGLGNGFVDQDWRKVRRIIDTNVTGTVYLAHELGAKMARRGRGRILFTGSIAGFMPGTFQAVYNGTKAFIDSFSIALRHELKDSGVTVTVLMPGPTQTRFFERAEMMDTKIGTDEKDNPADVAKTGYEAMMAGDEQVVSGWKNKLQVAAAHVTPAGTLAEQHRRMAEPGPASSD, translated from the coding sequence ATGACGGACGCCAAACTCGCTGTGGTGACCGGCGCCTCGAGTGGCATCGGAAGGGAACTCGCAAAGCTGTGCGCTAAAGACGGCTACGACCTGATCATCGCCGCCGACGAGCCGGCTATCCGGCAGGCGGCAGAGGCACTTGAGACCCACAATGTAACGGTCGAAGCCATTGAGGCCGATCTGGCGACCGTCGAGGGCGCCGATCGGTTGATCTCCCAGATCGGCGATCGCGATATCGACCTGTTGTTTCTCAATGCGGGACGCGGGCTCGGCAACGGCTTCGTCGACCAGGACTGGCGAAAAGTCCGCCGGATCATCGACACCAATGTCACCGGAACGGTCTATCTGGCGCATGAGCTCGGAGCCAAGATGGCCCGGCGAGGTCGCGGACGCATCCTGTTCACCGGATCGATCGCCGGCTTCATGCCCGGCACATTCCAGGCCGTCTACAACGGCACGAAGGCGTTCATCGATTCCTTCTCGATCGCGCTCCGCCATGAGCTGAAAGATAGCGGGGTGACGGTCACCGTGCTGATGCCTGGCCCTACGCAGACGCGATTCTTCGAGCGCGCTGAAATGATGGATACCAAGATCGGCACCGATGAAAAGGACAATCCGGCCGATGTCGCCAAAACGGGTTACGAGGCGATGATGGCCGGTGATGAACAGGTCGTCAGCGGTTGGAAAAACAAGCTGCAGGTTGCCGCCGCGCATGTCACGCCGGCAGGCACTTTGGCCGAACAGCACCGTAGGATGGCCGAGCCGGGGCCGGCGTCCAGCGACTGA
- a CDS encoding divalent metal cation transporter: MKKLLEISLGVVTSVGGFLEVGSMATAAQAGAAFGFQLIWAIVLGTICIIFLVEMAGRFAAMSHHTISEGIRERFGFNVFLWPLLVVLLVNFMVLSAEIGGVAIALELATGIGFQWWALPVALLAWLLLWKGTFGFIEKGVSVLGLVTLCFVVGAVMLKPDWTAVAGSAVPSLPAHDAINYWFMAASILGASISPYLFMFYSSGAIEDKWDESHLGANRAIAGLGMTFGGTISIGVLIVAALVLATRGIDQVDDYHQLPLMLIPIFGFWGFVLFVASLAIACFGAALEVGLQQAYLVAQGFGWTWGEDRKPRDDPGFSAVYTASLFLAAIPIMLGLDPLRLTIFSMAVTAASLPLTVVPFLFLLNDERYVGEHRNGIISNAAVVFIIALAFVLAVVTIPLQIFGGT; this comes from the coding sequence GTGAAGAAGCTTCTGGAAATATCGCTTGGCGTCGTCACCAGTGTCGGAGGTTTCCTCGAAGTCGGGTCGATGGCTACGGCGGCGCAGGCGGGTGCCGCCTTCGGATTCCAGCTAATCTGGGCCATAGTTCTCGGCACCATATGCATCATCTTTTTGGTTGAAATGGCCGGTCGGTTCGCCGCGATGAGCCATCACACGATCTCAGAGGGCATTCGTGAAAGATTTGGGTTCAACGTCTTTCTATGGCCGTTGCTCGTCGTCCTTCTCGTCAATTTCATGGTGCTGTCCGCTGAGATCGGCGGTGTGGCCATCGCACTCGAACTTGCCACCGGCATAGGCTTCCAGTGGTGGGCACTGCCGGTGGCGTTGCTGGCATGGTTGCTGCTGTGGAAAGGCACGTTTGGCTTTATCGAGAAAGGCGTTTCGGTCCTCGGCCTCGTGACGCTGTGCTTCGTGGTTGGTGCGGTGATGTTAAAGCCCGACTGGACAGCGGTCGCTGGCAGCGCCGTGCCTTCGCTGCCGGCTCACGATGCCATCAATTACTGGTTCATGGCGGCCAGCATTCTCGGCGCGTCGATATCGCCTTATCTTTTCATGTTCTATTCCTCGGGAGCTATCGAGGACAAATGGGATGAAAGCCACCTTGGGGCCAATCGTGCCATCGCCGGGCTGGGCATGACCTTCGGTGGGACCATTTCGATCGGCGTGTTGATCGTCGCTGCTCTCGTTCTCGCGACGCGCGGCATCGACCAGGTGGACGACTATCACCAACTGCCGTTGATGCTGATCCCTATATTCGGCTTCTGGGGGTTCGTTCTATTCGTTGCCTCGCTCGCCATTGCCTGTTTCGGCGCCGCACTCGAAGTAGGGTTGCAACAGGCATATCTGGTGGCACAGGGCTTTGGCTGGACCTGGGGCGAGGATCGCAAGCCGCGCGATGATCCGGGCTTCAGTGCCGTCTATACGGCATCATTGTTTTTGGCCGCCATTCCGATCATGCTTGGCCTCGACCCACTGAGGCTGACCATCTTTTCCATGGCGGTAACGGCGGCGAGCCTTCCGCTGACGGTAGTTCCATTTCTCTTCCTGCTGAATGACGAACGCTATGTCGGCGAACATCGCAACGGCATCATTTCGAATGCCGCCGTTGTCTTCATTATCGCGCTTGCCTTCGTGCTCGCCGTGGTGACGATTCCGCTGCAGATATTCGGAGGCACATGA
- a CDS encoding GNAT family N-acetyltransferase has product MAIEEKAIRRGCKRAVVETSSFQAPQFYRHHGFEEFGKVEFVIPGHARIFLRKNLQ; this is encoded by the coding sequence ATGGCGATTGAGGAGAAAGCCATTAGGCGTGGATGCAAGAGAGCCGTCGTCGAGACGAGCAGTTTCCAGGCGCCTCAATTTTACCGGCATCATGGGTTTGAGGAATTCGGCAAGGTCGAATTCGTTATTCCAGGACACGCCCGCATCTTCCTTCGCAAGAACCTGCAGTAA
- a CDS encoding DUF427 domain-containing protein — protein MQTSGATSQQNLGRLAIEPFSGTVTVRFSDAIVAATERAKVLREDGHEPVFYIPFEDIYFDLFEKTDTTTRCPLKGTASYWRVHAVGSSSDDFMWAYETPDAAALAIAGHGAFDPEKARIDVDPAEDKRHTPHIVE, from the coding sequence ATGCAAACTTCAGGCGCAACTTCACAGCAAAACCTTGGCCGATTGGCCATAGAACCGTTTTCCGGCACGGTGACGGTGCGGTTTTCCGACGCCATCGTCGCAGCTACGGAGCGGGCGAAGGTCCTGCGTGAAGACGGGCACGAGCCCGTTTTCTATATCCCGTTCGAGGACATCTATTTCGATCTTTTCGAAAAGACCGACACCACCACCCGGTGCCCGCTCAAAGGCACCGCAAGCTACTGGCGTGTCCACGCCGTCGGCAGTTCTTCCGATGATTTCATGTGGGCCTACGAAACGCCCGATGCGGCTGCTCTGGCTATTGCAGGTCACGGCGCTTTCGATCCGGAAAAGGCCCGTATCGATGTCGATCCTGCCGAGGACAAGCGACACACGCCACATATCGTCGAATAG
- a CDS encoding HD domain-containing protein produces the protein MSIFYQAAKIAEEVHASQRDKTGRPYIEHCRRVVDAVETIDQKTVAYLHDVLEKGEGWTRAKLEEAGFGPTITAAVDAMSRRPDEEYFAFVRRAASNPVALPVKRADLEDNIWQSRQVGASAAKYEEGLRMLDQEFSRQ, from the coding sequence ATGAGCATTTTCTACCAGGCGGCAAAGATTGCGGAGGAGGTTCACGCGTCTCAGCGCGATAAGACCGGGCGGCCCTACATCGAGCATTGCCGCCGTGTCGTCGACGCTGTCGAGACAATCGATCAGAAGACTGTTGCCTACCTTCATGACGTTCTGGAGAAAGGCGAGGGCTGGACCCGCGCCAAGCTCGAAGAAGCAGGCTTCGGACCGACAATTACCGCGGCGGTCGATGCCATGTCGCGCAGGCCGGATGAGGAGTATTTCGCCTTTGTCCGGCGGGCTGCGTCGAACCCAGTGGCGCTCCCCGTAAAACGCGCCGATCTGGAGGACAACATCTGGCAGTCGAGGCAGGTCGGAGCGTCGGCGGCCAAATATGAAGAGGGCCTTCGCATGCTTGACCAAGAGTTCTCCCGACAATAG
- a CDS encoding ferritin-like domain-containing protein, translating into MGFFSKDIKTLDDLFVHTLRDIYYAEKQIEKALPKMIGKATDPQLKAGFEKHLEQTKGHIERVEQVFELHGVKAKEVNCPAIDGILEEADDVSGDVDDKEVLDAALIASAQAVEHYEMTRYGTLIAWAKQLGRSDCANVLAKNLKEEQATDRKLTEMAESKINMQAAE; encoded by the coding sequence ATGGGCTTCTTTTCGAAGGACATCAAGACACTCGACGATCTCTTCGTGCACACGCTGCGCGACATCTATTACGCCGAAAAGCAGATCGAGAAAGCGCTGCCGAAGATGATCGGCAAGGCGACCGATCCGCAATTGAAGGCCGGATTCGAAAAACACCTCGAGCAGACCAAAGGCCATATCGAGCGCGTCGAACAGGTGTTCGAATTGCATGGCGTCAAGGCCAAGGAGGTCAACTGCCCGGCGATAGACGGCATTCTGGAGGAAGCCGACGATGTGAGCGGCGACGTCGACGACAAGGAGGTTCTAGACGCGGCGCTGATAGCGTCGGCGCAGGCGGTCGAACACTATGAGATGACCAGATATGGCACGCTCATCGCCTGGGCCAAGCAGCTTGGCCGCAGCGACTGCGCCAACGTATTGGCCAAGAACCTGAAAGAAGAGCAGGCGACCGATCGCAAGCTCACCGAAATGGCGGAAAGCAAGATCAACATGCAGGCTGCCGAGTAG
- a CDS encoding ATP-dependent DNA ligase: MTGESAISRDLPTSVKSSFGVALSTAPMEAKAADTLPADAGRWQYEPKWDGFRCLAFKSGAAVELRAKSGKPLGRYFPEVVAMLHELKTKEFVVDGEIVIEIAGSLSFDALQMRLHPAESRIRKLSVATPAKLILFDMLATSEGALMQQPLSVRRAALELFVKSAARKDLELSRATRDLAAAGRWLGQSGQGSTDGVVAKLLDDEYRPGERAMVKVKRLRTADCVVGGFRYLANSREVGSLLLGLYNDQGQLDHVGFTSTIAREDRAKLTRQLEALRSAPGFTGKAPGGPSRWSTERSGQWEPLRPELVAEVRFDHVTGDRFRHGTKFLRWRPDKSPKQCTFEQILGK; encoded by the coding sequence ATGACGGGCGAATCTGCCATCTCTCGCGATCTGCCGACCAGTGTAAAATCGTCTTTCGGCGTGGCGTTGAGCACGGCGCCGATGGAAGCAAAGGCTGCCGACACGTTGCCGGCCGATGCTGGCCGATGGCAATACGAACCCAAATGGGACGGGTTCCGCTGCCTGGCCTTTAAATCCGGCGCGGCCGTGGAGTTGCGTGCAAAATCCGGCAAGCCGTTAGGGCGGTATTTCCCGGAAGTCGTCGCGATGTTGCATGAACTGAAAACAAAAGAGTTCGTGGTCGATGGTGAGATCGTCATCGAAATTGCAGGCTCTCTTTCTTTCGACGCCTTGCAGATGCGGCTGCATCCGGCGGAAAGCAGGATCCGGAAACTGTCGGTCGCGACGCCGGCAAAGCTGATCCTCTTTGACATGTTGGCGACCTCCGAGGGCGCCTTGATGCAGCAGCCGCTCTCGGTTCGGCGCGCTGCACTCGAACTGTTCGTAAAGTCGGCCGCGCGAAAGGATCTCGAACTGTCTCGGGCGACGCGTGATTTGGCGGCGGCAGGCAGATGGCTTGGCCAATCCGGACAAGGTTCGACCGACGGGGTCGTTGCCAAGCTTCTCGATGACGAATATCGACCCGGCGAGCGCGCCATGGTCAAAGTCAAGCGCCTGCGCACGGCCGATTGTGTCGTCGGAGGGTTCCGCTACCTGGCGAATTCGCGTGAAGTCGGCTCCCTGTTGCTTGGCCTGTACAATGACCAGGGGCAACTCGACCATGTCGGGTTCACTTCGACGATCGCCCGGGAGGACAGGGCCAAGCTTACGCGACAACTTGAAGCTTTGCGATCGGCTCCCGGCTTCACGGGAAAAGCGCCGGGCGGTCCCAGTCGGTGGAGCACGGAAAGAAGCGGACAATGGGAGCCATTGCGGCCCGAACTGGTGGCGGAGGTGCGGTTCGATCATGTCACCGGCGATCGTTTCCGTCATGGCACCAAATTTCTGCGATGGCGTCCTGACAAAAGCCCGAAGCAATGCACGTTCGAACAGATACTTGGAAAATGA
- a CDS encoding Ku protein — MAAPRAAWKGFLKVGSVTCGVKIVGATSEASKIHFKILNRKDGLPVRSVYADEETGKLVDAADQVKGFEIAKDEFLQIEPDDIKALKLTSKHTLEVGEFVSIDDIDTRYLEKPYYLIPADGAAIEAYGVIRDAMKNKGVAARSCVVLYQRGREVLIQPYGKGMVMTELRNHNEMVSESTVFDGLAKQKYDPDLLEIAGMLIDKKVTTFDPSKFEDTYEDALIAMIDAKRKGKKLPKPAPRPQENVINLAEVLKKSLKQEGLARSTKRASPKRKTA, encoded by the coding sequence ATGGCCGCGCCACGTGCTGCCTGGAAGGGCTTCTTGAAGGTTGGTTCGGTTACTTGCGGCGTGAAGATTGTCGGCGCAACCAGCGAAGCATCCAAGATCCATTTCAAGATTTTGAACCGCAAGGACGGTCTGCCGGTCAGGAGCGTCTACGCCGACGAGGAGACCGGAAAGCTGGTGGATGCAGCGGATCAGGTGAAGGGTTTCGAGATCGCAAAGGACGAATTTCTCCAGATCGAACCTGACGACATAAAGGCGTTGAAGCTGACGTCGAAGCACACGCTCGAAGTCGGCGAATTCGTATCGATTGACGATATCGATACGCGCTATCTCGAGAAGCCCTACTATCTGATCCCGGCCGACGGCGCCGCAATCGAAGCATACGGAGTGATCCGCGATGCCATGAAGAACAAGGGCGTGGCCGCTCGATCCTGCGTGGTGCTCTACCAGCGCGGCCGCGAAGTGCTGATTCAGCCCTATGGCAAGGGGATGGTGATGACCGAGCTTCGCAACCACAACGAAATGGTTTCGGAAAGCACTGTGTTCGATGGATTGGCCAAGCAGAAATATGACCCCGATCTGCTCGAAATCGCCGGCATGCTTATTGACAAAAAAGTGACGACCTTCGATCCCTCGAAATTTGAAGACACCTATGAAGACGCGCTGATCGCCATGATCGATGCAAAGCGCAAAGGCAAGAAGCTGCCGAAGCCCGCACCAAGGCCACAGGAGAATGTCATCAACCTCGCTGAGGTGCTGAAGAAGAGCCTCAAACAGGAAGGGCTGGCGAGATCCACAAAGAGAGCCTCACCGAAACGCAAGACAGCATAG
- a CDS encoding isochorismatase family cysteine hydrolase encodes MAAQGLIHGPIGDDGLHLCVDMQRLFAPGGPWPVPWAEKVVPAIEELVARHASRTLFTRFIPAARPGEAPGMWANYYRRWAEVTLSNIDPRLIELMPQLARFVPPATVVDKHVYSPWTEGRLDALLSGSGVRALVITGGETDVCVLATVLGAIDRGFRVILVTDAICSSADQTHDALMEVYHSRFSEQIEAASMAEVLECWPQLTR; translated from the coding sequence GTGGCCGCCCAAGGATTGATTCACGGACCAATAGGCGACGATGGCCTGCATCTGTGCGTCGACATGCAGCGCCTGTTTGCGCCGGGTGGACCTTGGCCCGTGCCGTGGGCTGAAAAGGTGGTCCCGGCGATCGAAGAACTGGTCGCCAGACATGCCAGCCGTACCCTGTTCACGCGCTTCATTCCTGCCGCCCGCCCGGGCGAGGCGCCGGGAATGTGGGCAAACTACTATCGTCGGTGGGCGGAGGTAACCCTTTCCAACATCGATCCGCGCCTGATCGAGCTGATGCCTCAACTTGCACGATTTGTACCGCCGGCGACGGTCGTCGACAAACATGTCTATTCGCCCTGGACCGAGGGGCGGCTCGACGCGCTGCTGAGTGGCTCCGGCGTGCGTGCGCTCGTGATCACCGGTGGCGAAACCGACGTTTGCGTTCTCGCGACCGTGCTTGGCGCCATCGATCGTGGCTTTCGCGTCATTCTCGTCACCGATGCCATCTGCAGCTCTGCCGACCAGACCCATGACGCACTGATGGAAGTATACCATTCCCGCTTCAGTGAGCAGATTGAGGCGGCCAGCATGGCGGAGGTTTTGGAGTGTTGGCCACAACTCACTCGCTGA